A genome region from Acidobacteriota bacterium includes the following:
- a CDS encoding polymer-forming cytoskeletal protein, producing the protein MWRRKKAPEPSIPSLDSRPADPVQTHPTGESAQQAVIGEALVLKGEVSGTQDLTIHGRLEGGLSLSGHSVTVGRAGRVQGDIVARVIRIEGHVKGNLQGEELVFLGPSGVVHGDLTAVRVSMEKGCKFKGHVQVALEERPARELSEPQIVSPVPGEEDPGEVTPGRRRFRREPGIPRSRE; encoded by the coding sequence ATGTGGAGAAGGAAGAAGGCTCCGGAACCCTCGATCCCTTCCCTGGACTCCCGTCCTGCAGATCCGGTCCAGACCCATCCCACCGGCGAATCTGCACAGCAAGCCGTCATCGGGGAAGCGCTCGTCCTGAAGGGGGAGGTCAGCGGCACTCAGGACTTGACGATCCACGGCCGGCTCGAAGGCGGGCTGTCGCTTTCGGGTCACTCCGTCACGGTGGGCCGGGCCGGGCGGGTCCAAGGCGATATCGTGGCCCGGGTGATTCGGATCGAGGGTCACGTCAAAGGCAACCTTCAAGGAGAAGAGCTGGTCTTTCTGGGTCCCTCCGGCGTGGTCCACGGTGACCTCACCGCGGTCCGGGTCAGTATGGAAAAAGGATGCAAGTTCAAAGGCCATGTCCAGGTCGCTCTCGAAGAACGTCCGGCGAGAGAACTCTCCGAACCCCAGATTGTCTCCCCTGTGCCCGGTGAGGAGGACCCCGGCGAAGTCACGCCGGGGAGACGGCGTTTCCGGCGGGAGCCGGGGATTCCCCGAAGTAGGGAATAG
- a CDS encoding DUF1592 domain-containing protein codes for MNSRIIAACLGLYLAGAPHLHAAGQGVLESPGAGLEPQIPASAPPSLSPYRALLDRNCTSCHNRQLKTAGVELDSLDLSRVGDDAPVWEKVVRQLRTGMMPPQGMPRPPAEDRSAFSAWLESALDKAAEANPDPGRPASYRLTRTQYANAIRDLLALEIDGPSLLPPDDPAFGFDNVADSLSFSPLLLERYLSAARKISRLAVGDPTMQPAAATYTTSPLAVQSGRMSEELPFGSGGGLAIRHHFPLDGEYAMTISLQRRRTSRPRQLDVRLDGKQLRLIRLDGQGSRSAYGQPAAPDLTVRFPAGAGTRTVGVSFLRRAPAPEGLGPARLPVGSLRGGYSDSGVRSVRIDGPFRVEGPGDTSSRRQIFICRPLSEGESDELACARRILANLARRAFRRPVTNGDVDPLLEFYRQGRCRGDFDAGIQSALERILVDPEFLFRVERDPPTAAPSTAFNLGALDLASRLSFFLWSSAPDEELLEAAIGGKLSDPAVLADQVRRMLADPRSGTLVTNFASQWLHLRNLRAVTPDENRYPEWDDNLREALRRETELFLQSQLVRDRSVTELLDAGYTFANERLARHYGIPHVYGNRFRRVDLDDERRRGLLGQGSVLTVTSYATRTSPVLRGKWLLENVLGTKVPPPPPDVPELPEHGEAARPASLRQRMEQHSRNPACSSCHRLMDPLGFALENFDAIGRWRDQSRDGVPIDSLATLPDGTTIHGPADLRSLILSRRREFVENLTGKLLTYAVGRGVEHYDMPAIREIMRQAAPADYRWSALILGVVKSRPFRMKRSAP; via the coding sequence ATGAATTCCAGGATAATCGCCGCTTGTTTGGGACTCTACCTGGCCGGCGCCCCTCATCTCCACGCGGCAGGCCAAGGTGTCTTGGAGAGTCCCGGAGCCGGACTCGAACCGCAAATTCCCGCTTCCGCCCCGCCGTCACTGAGCCCATACCGGGCGCTCCTGGACCGCAACTGCACGAGCTGTCACAACCGGCAACTCAAGACGGCGGGAGTCGAGCTCGACAGTCTGGATCTGTCCCGCGTGGGTGATGACGCCCCGGTCTGGGAGAAGGTGGTTCGCCAGCTCAGAACCGGGATGATGCCGCCGCAGGGGATGCCGCGTCCGCCGGCTGAGGACCGCTCGGCGTTCAGCGCTTGGCTGGAGTCCGCGCTCGACAAGGCGGCGGAGGCCAATCCGGACCCGGGCCGGCCGGCGTCCTACCGCCTGACCCGGACGCAATACGCCAACGCCATTCGGGACCTCCTGGCGCTGGAAATCGACGGCCCGTCGCTGTTGCCGCCGGACGATCCGGCGTTCGGTTTCGACAATGTCGCCGATTCCCTCTCCTTCTCTCCGTTGCTCCTTGAAAGGTACCTGTCGGCGGCCCGGAAAATCAGCCGGCTTGCCGTCGGCGACCCCACGATGCAACCGGCAGCCGCCACGTACACGACTTCCCCCCTGGCGGTGCAGTCGGGCCGCATGAGCGAGGAGCTTCCGTTCGGATCCGGAGGAGGACTGGCGATCCGTCATCATTTCCCGCTCGACGGCGAGTACGCGATGACGATCTCGCTTCAACGGCGCCGCACCAGCCGGCCCCGGCAACTGGACGTTCGATTGGACGGGAAGCAGCTCCGCCTCATTCGCCTCGACGGCCAGGGGAGCCGTTCCGCATACGGTCAGCCGGCGGCTCCGGATCTGACGGTCCGGTTTCCGGCCGGCGCCGGGACCCGGACCGTGGGCGTTTCCTTCCTCCGGAGAGCGCCGGCGCCTGAGGGCTTGGGCCCGGCGCGCCTCCCCGTGGGCAGTCTCCGAGGCGGCTATTCCGATTCGGGAGTGCGCAGCGTCCGGATCGACGGCCCCTTCCGGGTCGAAGGCCCAGGCGACACTTCAAGCCGCAGGCAAATCTTCATCTGCCGTCCCCTCTCGGAGGGAGAATCGGACGAGCTGGCCTGCGCCCGGCGGATCCTGGCCAACCTGGCCCGGCGCGCCTTCCGCCGCCCGGTGACGAACGGCGACGTCGATCCCTTGCTCGAGTTCTACCGGCAGGGCCGATGCCGAGGGGACTTCGACGCCGGCATTCAGTCGGCGCTGGAAAGGATCCTGGTCGATCCGGAGTTCCTGTTCCGGGTGGAGCGGGACCCTCCGACGGCGGCTCCGTCAACCGCCTTCAACCTCGGCGCCCTGGATCTGGCTTCCCGCTTGTCTTTCTTCCTCTGGAGCAGCGCCCCCGACGAGGAACTGCTCGAGGCCGCGATTGGCGGAAAGCTGAGCGATCCCGCAGTCCTGGCAGACCAGGTGCGAAGGATGCTGGCCGACCCCCGCTCCGGGACTCTGGTGACGAACTTCGCAAGCCAGTGGCTGCATCTCCGAAATCTCCGGGCCGTCACGCCGGACGAGAACCGGTACCCGGAATGGGACGACAATCTGCGGGAGGCGCTCCGGCGGGAGACGGAGCTGTTTCTACAGAGCCAGTTGGTGCGGGACCGGAGCGTGACCGAGTTGCTGGACGCCGGCTACACCTTCGCCAACGAACGCCTGGCCCGGCACTACGGTATCCCCCACGTCTATGGGAACCGGTTCCGGAGGGTGGACCTGGACGATGAGCGGCGCCGGGGCCTGTTGGGCCAGGGCAGCGTCCTGACCGTCACTTCGTACGCCACTCGCACCTCGCCGGTGCTGAGGGGCAAATGGCTGCTGGAGAATGTTCTCGGAACCAAGGTGCCCCCGCCGCCGCCCGACGTGCCGGAACTGCCCGAACATGGCGAGGCGGCGCGTCCCGCCTCGCTGCGGCAGCGCATGGAGCAGCACTCCAGGAATCCGGCCTGCTCCAGTTGCCACCGCTTGATGGACCCCCTCGGCTTCGCGCTGGAGAATTTCGATGCCATCGGCCGCTGGCGGGACCAGAGCCGGGACGGCGTTCCCATCGATTCCCTGGCCACCCTGCCGGACGGGACCACGATCCACGGCCCGGCCGACCTCCGAAGCCTGATTCTGAGCCGCCGCCGGGAATTCGTCGAGAATCTGACCGGCAAGCTCCTGACCTATGCCGTGGGCCGCGGCGTCGAACACTATGACATGCCGGCCATCCGTGAGATCATGAGGCAAGCGGCGCCGGCCGACTACCGCTGGTCGGCGCTGATCCTGGGCGTCGTCAAGAGTCGGCCGTTTCGCATGAAAAGGTCCGCACCATGA
- a CDS encoding ankyrin repeat domain-containing protein — protein MLLLQIPPAAAGRSSPNRLVEAAQSGNGEALRSLLAARADVNQRQADGATALHWAAHRDDLDHAVLLIESGADVKASNDLGVQPLWLACINGSAPMVRVLLGAGADADAAPAGGETPLMHAARSGSEDAVKLLLLHGAQVNAKTPGEEQTALMWALAEKHAEVSRTLIEHGAEVSARSRFGFTPLLFAARAGDLDGAQALLAAGVDPNETASGGESALVVATVRGHVPFALWLLEHGADPNAAGSGYTALHWAAGTWETEMTGRKGIVARPEHEWGAMRGLQEDKLELIQALLARGADPDARLVKHPPRFGYTADRKRPAGATPFLLAAMAADAGVMEVLAAAGASPRLAASDGTTLLMAAAGVGRNLTESRVTEEQSLRAVRLALEFGAEVNAANQAGDTALHGAARIKSPALVQLLVDRGAEVNVSNREGHTPLFVARHYFHPGSPPLPVQSEAADLLRRLGARETLSEGVRD, from the coding sequence GTGTTGTTGCTCCAGATACCGCCGGCCGCCGCCGGCCGGAGTTCCCCGAATCGTCTGGTGGAGGCCGCCCAGTCAGGGAATGGCGAGGCTTTGCGATCCCTGCTGGCCGCGCGTGCGGACGTGAACCAGCGTCAGGCCGACGGCGCCACGGCACTGCACTGGGCGGCCCACCGGGACGACCTGGACCACGCGGTCCTGCTGATCGAGTCCGGAGCGGATGTGAAGGCTTCCAACGATCTTGGAGTCCAGCCCCTCTGGCTGGCCTGCATCAACGGGAGCGCCCCCATGGTCAGGGTCCTGCTTGGAGCCGGAGCCGATGCCGACGCCGCTCCCGCCGGCGGCGAGACACCTCTCATGCATGCGGCCCGAAGCGGTTCGGAGGACGCGGTCAAGCTCCTGCTGCTGCACGGCGCACAGGTGAACGCCAAGACTCCCGGGGAAGAGCAGACGGCGCTGATGTGGGCGCTTGCGGAGAAACATGCGGAAGTCTCCCGCACTCTGATCGAGCATGGCGCAGAGGTTTCCGCACGTTCCAGGTTCGGCTTCACGCCTCTGCTATTTGCCGCCCGCGCCGGAGATCTCGACGGCGCACAAGCCTTGTTGGCGGCGGGAGTGGACCCGAATGAGACGGCTTCCGGCGGTGAAAGCGCACTGGTGGTGGCGACCGTCCGCGGCCACGTGCCTTTTGCCCTCTGGCTTCTTGAACATGGAGCGGACCCGAACGCCGCCGGCTCGGGCTACACGGCTCTGCATTGGGCCGCCGGCACCTGGGAGACGGAGATGACCGGCCGCAAGGGGATCGTGGCGCGTCCCGAACACGAGTGGGGCGCCATGCGAGGCCTGCAGGAGGACAAGCTGGAACTGATTCAGGCGCTGTTGGCGCGGGGAGCCGACCCCGACGCGCGGCTCGTGAAGCATCCCCCGCGGTTCGGCTACACCGCCGACCGGAAACGGCCGGCGGGGGCGACCCCCTTCCTGCTGGCGGCCATGGCCGCGGACGCCGGTGTCATGGAGGTTCTGGCGGCGGCGGGCGCCTCGCCCCGGCTTGCGGCCAGCGATGGGACAACGCTCCTGATGGCGGCGGCGGGCGTGGGTCGAAACCTGACCGAGAGCCGGGTGACGGAAGAACAATCACTGCGCGCGGTCCGGCTCGCCCTGGAGTTCGGAGCGGAAGTGAATGCCGCCAACCAGGCCGGGGACACGGCTCTGCACGGCGCCGCCCGCATCAAGTCCCCGGCTCTGGTGCAACTGCTGGTTGACCGCGGCGCCGAGGTCAACGTGAGCAACCGGGAGGGACACACGCCGCTGTTCGTGGCCCGGCACTATTTCCATCCCGGTTCTCCGCCGCTCCCGGTCCAAAGCGAGGCCGCGGATCTGCTGCGCCGGCTGGGCGCCCGGGAGACTCTCTCAGAGGGAGTTCGGGACTGA